A single region of the Enterobacter cloacae complex sp. R_G8 genome encodes:
- the bcsC gene encoding cellulose synthase complex outer membrane protein BcsC has protein sequence MRKFTVNLLSLSLGLALMPLAQAVNSPQQQQLLEQVRLGESTQREDLVRQSLYRLELIDPNNPDVIAARFRYLLRQGDNAGAQKELDRLKGIAPGSSAYQSSRNTMLLSTPDGRQQLQQARLLATTGHTQEAIAAYDKLFDGNPPGGDVATEYWNVVAKDPARRNAAINQLKKINSSSPGNTQLQSTLAQLLFQTGRRDEGFAVLQEMAKSSNGRSQASDMWYEQIKDQPVSSASVSALQKYLSVFSDGENVAAARSQLEAQQKQLADPTFRAKAQGLAAVNAGQGDKAVAELQKAVSANHADSEAVGALGQAYSQKGDRARAVAQFEKAIALDPQSDNRGKWDSLLKVNRYWLLIQQGDAALKANNPAQAERYYQQARNIDNSDSYAVLGLGDAAAARKDNEAAERYYRQALRMDSGNSNAVRGLANIYRAQSPEKASQFIQSLSASQRRSIDDIERSLTNEQLSAQAEQLENQGKYAQAAGIQRRRLALSPGDVWITYRLSRDLYRAGQRSQADTLMRQLASQKPTDPDQVYANGLYLSGNDQDRAALAHLETLPRSQWNGNIQELADRLQSNQVLETANRLRDSGKEQEAENLLRQQPASTRIDLTLADWAQQRGDLNAAKTAYSGVLQREPQNEDAILGLTEIYSAQGDKAAARAELAKLPAAQNGQPLSLNMQRRIAMAQAGLGDSTAAEQTFNSIIPQAKSQPASMENALVLRDAARFQAQNGQPQQALETYKDAMVSSGITTTRPADNDSFTRLTRNDEKDDWLKRGVRSDAGDLYRQQDVNVTLQHDYWGSSGTGGYSDLKAHTTMLQVDAPLSDGRMFFRSDLVNMDAGSFATNNGTYDPKWGTCAETPCRGNTNQTSNGASVAVGWQNKTWAWDIGTTPMGFDVVDVVGGVSYSSDLGPIGYTVNAHRRPISSSLLAFAGQKDTNTGTTWGGVRATGGGVSISYDKGEANGIWSSLNAESLTGKNVEDNWRVRWMTGYYYKLINKNNERLTVGVSNMLWHYDKDLSGYTLGQGGYYSPQEYVSFALPVTWRKRTENWSWELGGSVSWSHSKTNDVLRYPIQGLIPVDEPGRYTDRGDMETGSSSSGTGYTARAIIERRVTSNWFVGLGVDIQEAKDYTPSHALLYVRYSAAGWQGDMDLPPQPLIPYADW, from the coding sequence ATGCGCAAGTTCACAGTAAATCTACTCAGTTTATCGCTTGGCCTGGCGCTGATGCCGCTGGCTCAGGCCGTCAACTCCCCGCAGCAGCAACAGCTGCTGGAACAGGTGCGCCTGGGGGAATCGACGCAGCGTGAGGATTTGGTGCGTCAGTCGCTCTATCGTCTTGAGCTGATTGACCCCAACAACCCTGACGTTATTGCCGCGCGTTTCCGCTACCTGCTTCGTCAGGGCGATAATGCCGGTGCGCAAAAAGAGCTGGATCGACTGAAAGGGATCGCACCCGGTTCCAGTGCGTATCAGTCCTCACGCAATACCATGCTGCTTTCCACGCCGGATGGCCGCCAGCAGTTACAGCAGGCCCGCTTACTCGCCACGACGGGTCACACCCAGGAGGCGATTGCCGCCTATGACAAGCTGTTCGACGGCAACCCGCCGGGCGGCGATGTGGCGACGGAATACTGGAATGTGGTGGCGAAAGATCCTGCCCGCCGCAATGCGGCCATTAATCAGCTGAAGAAGATTAACAGCAGCAGTCCTGGCAATACGCAACTGCAGTCGACGCTGGCCCAGCTGCTGTTCCAGACCGGACGCCGTGATGAAGGGTTTGCGGTGCTGCAGGAGATGGCCAAATCCAGCAATGGCCGCAGCCAGGCGTCGGATATGTGGTATGAGCAGATCAAAGACCAGCCGGTCAGCAGCGCCAGCGTCTCTGCGCTGCAAAAATACCTGAGCGTGTTCAGTGACGGCGAGAACGTAGCGGCAGCGCGTTCACAGCTTGAAGCGCAGCAGAAACAGCTCGCCGACCCCACCTTCCGTGCCAAAGCGCAAGGCCTGGCGGCGGTTAATGCCGGGCAGGGTGATAAGGCGGTGGCGGAGCTGCAAAAGGCGGTCAGCGCAAACCACGCTGACAGCGAAGCCGTTGGCGCGCTGGGTCAGGCTTATTCCCAGAAAGGTGACCGCGCTCGCGCGGTGGCACAGTTTGAAAAGGCGATCGCCCTCGATCCGCAGAGCGATAATCGCGGTAAATGGGACAGTTTGCTGAAGGTGAACCGCTACTGGCTGCTGATCCAGCAGGGGGATGCGGCGCTGAAAGCGAATAATCCGGCGCAGGCGGAACGCTACTATCAGCAGGCGCGCAATATCGACAATAGCGACAGTTATGCGGTGCTGGGGCTGGGTGATGCCGCAGCGGCGCGTAAAGATAACGAAGCGGCCGAGCGCTATTATCGCCAGGCGTTGCGTATGGACAGCGGTAACAGCAACGCGGTTCGCGGGCTGGCCAATATTTATCGTGCCCAGTCGCCAGAGAAAGCCTCGCAGTTTATCCAGTCGCTCTCCGCCAGCCAGCGTCGCAGCATCGATGATATTGAACGTAGCCTGACCAACGAACAGCTCTCCGCGCAGGCTGAGCAGCTGGAGAACCAGGGCAAATACGCTCAGGCCGCCGGGATTCAGCGCCGTCGTCTGGCGCTCTCTCCAGGCGACGTGTGGATCACCTATCGCCTGTCGCGCGATCTCTACAGAGCAGGCCAGCGCAGCCAGGCGGATACCCTGATGCGTCAGCTTGCCAGCCAGAAACCGACCGACCCGGACCAGGTGTATGCTAACGGGCTCTATCTTTCCGGAAACGATCAGGATCGCGCCGCGCTGGCCCATCTGGAGACGCTGCCGCGTAGCCAGTGGAACGGCAATATTCAGGAGCTCGCCGATCGTCTGCAAAGCAATCAGGTGCTTGAAACCGCCAACCGCCTGCGCGACAGCGGCAAAGAGCAGGAGGCGGAAAATCTTCTGCGTCAGCAACCTGCCTCCACCCGTATCGACTTAACCCTGGCGGACTGGGCGCAGCAGCGTGGCGATCTCAACGCGGCGAAAACGGCTTACAGCGGCGTGCTGCAGCGTGAGCCGCAAAACGAAGATGCGATCCTCGGTCTGACTGAAATCTACAGCGCGCAGGGCGACAAGGCCGCTGCACGCGCCGAGCTGGCGAAACTGCCTGCGGCGCAAAACGGCCAGCCGTTGTCGCTCAATATGCAGCGCCGCATCGCGATGGCGCAGGCGGGGTTGGGCGATTCCACTGCCGCAGAACAGACGTTCAACAGCATCATACCGCAGGCTAAATCGCAGCCTGCATCGATGGAAAACGCGCTGGTGCTGCGTGATGCGGCCCGTTTTCAGGCGCAAAACGGCCAGCCTCAGCAGGCGCTGGAGACCTATAAAGATGCGATGGTCTCCTCGGGTATCACCACCACCCGTCCAGCCGATAATGACAGCTTTACGCGCCTGACGCGTAACGATGAAAAAGATGACTGGCTGAAACGCGGCGTGCGTAGCGATGCCGGTGATTTATACCGCCAGCAGGATGTTAACGTCACGCTGCAGCACGATTACTGGGGCTCCAGCGGCACGGGCGGCTACTCCGATCTGAAAGCGCACACCACCATGCTGCAGGTGGATGCGCCGCTCTCTGATGGACGGATGTTCTTCCGCAGCGATCTGGTCAATATGGATGCCGGTTCGTTTGCCACCAACAACGGCACCTACGATCCCAAATGGGGTACCTGTGCCGAAACGCCGTGCCGCGGCAACACCAACCAGACGTCAAATGGCGCAAGCGTGGCCGTAGGCTGGCAGAATAAAACCTGGGCATGGGATATCGGCACCACGCCGATGGGCTTTGACGTCGTCGACGTGGTGGGCGGCGTCAGTTACAGCAGCGATCTCGGTCCTATCGGCTATACCGTTAACGCTCATCGTCGTCCGATCTCCAGCTCGCTGCTGGCCTTCGCCGGGCAAAAAGATACCAACACCGGCACCACCTGGGGCGGCGTGCGCGCCACCGGTGGTGGCGTGAGCATAAGCTATGACAAAGGTGAGGCGAACGGCATCTGGTCAAGCCTGAACGCGGAATCGCTGACGGGCAAAAATGTGGAAGATAACTGGCGCGTCCGCTGGATGACCGGTTACTACTACAAGCTCATTAATAAAAACAACGAGCGCCTGACGGTCGGCGTCTCCAATATGCTCTGGCACTACGACAAAGATCTGAGCGGCTATACCCTGGGTCAGGGGGGATATTACAGTCCGCAGGAGTATGTCTCCTTCGCGCTGCCGGTGACCTGGCGTAAACGCACGGAGAACTGGTCCTGGGAGCTGGGCGGGTCTGTATCCTGGTCTCACTCTAAAACCAACGATGTGCTGCGCTATCCGATTCAGGGACTTATCCCTGTCGATGAGCCAGGCCGCTATACCGACAGAGGCGATATGGAAACCGGCAGCAGTTCTTCCGGCACCGGTTATACCGCGCGGGCCATTATCGAGCGCCGGGTGACGTCCAACTGGTTTGTTGGGCTGGGTGTGGACATTCAGGAAGCGAAAGACTATACCCCAAGCCATGCGCTGCTTTATGTTCGCTACTCCGCCGCAGGCTGGCAGGGCGATATGGACTTACCGCCGCAGCCGCTTATTCCGTATGCGGACTGGTAA
- the hmsP gene encoding biofilm formation regulator HmsP, with protein MRVSRSLTIKQMAMVSAVTMLFVLLFCVILLFHSVQQNRYNTATQLESIARSVRGPLSASILKGDIPEAETILKRIQPAGVVSRADVVLPNQFQALRMSFIPERPVPMMVMRLFELPVQISLPIYSLERPANPQPLAYLVLQADSYRMYKFVMSWFITLVTTCLLMTLILSVALTWCINRLIVHPLRRIARELNSLSPQDQMGHQLELPRLHHDDEIGMLVRSYNLNQQRIQRQQDELNSSATRFPVSELPNKAFLMAMLEQTVARQQTTALMVIACETLQDTAGVLKESQREMLLLTLVEKVKSVLAPRMVLTQVSGYDLVVIANGVKEPWHAITLGQQVLTVINERLPIQGIQLRPSASIGIAMFYGDLTAEQLYRRAFSAAFTARRKGKNQIQFFDPEQMEKAQQRLTEESDILTALDNHQFALWLQPQVNLLTGEVKSAEALLRVQQPDGSWELPEGLIDRIESCGLMVTVGYWVLEESCRQLAAWQERGVNLPLSVNLSALQLMHPTMVSEMLELINRYRIQPDTLILEVTESRRIDDPNEAVAILKPLRNAGIRIALDDFGMGYAGLRQLQHMKTLPVDVLKIDKAFVEGLPEDSSMVQAIIQMARSLNLNLIAEGIETEAQRRWLADAGVEKGQGFLFARAVPSDVFEQRYLSGAGNNAKV; from the coding sequence TTGCGTGTCAGCCGTTCCTTAACGATCAAACAGATGGCGATGGTTTCTGCCGTCACAATGCTGTTTGTACTGCTATTTTGCGTAATTTTGCTGTTTCATTCCGTGCAGCAGAATCGCTATAACACGGCTACACAATTAGAAAGTATTGCCCGCTCGGTGCGTGGCCCGCTCTCTGCTTCGATTCTGAAAGGCGATATTCCCGAAGCGGAAACCATTTTAAAACGCATTCAGCCTGCGGGCGTCGTCAGCCGCGCAGACGTGGTGCTGCCTAACCAGTTCCAGGCGCTGCGGATGAGTTTTATCCCTGAACGTCCCGTCCCGATGATGGTGATGCGTCTGTTTGAGCTGCCGGTACAAATTTCGCTCCCCATCTACTCGCTTGAACGCCCTGCGAATCCGCAGCCGCTGGCTTATCTTGTCCTGCAGGCGGACTCGTATCGCATGTATAAGTTCGTCATGAGCTGGTTTATCACGTTAGTGACCACTTGCTTACTTATGACGCTGATCCTCAGCGTGGCGCTGACCTGGTGCATTAACCGGCTGATTGTTCATCCACTGCGCCGTATCGCCCGGGAGCTAAACTCCCTTTCTCCCCAGGATCAGATGGGACATCAGCTTGAGCTACCGCGCCTTCATCATGACGATGAGATCGGCATGCTGGTGCGCAGCTACAACCTCAACCAGCAGCGCATTCAGCGTCAGCAGGATGAACTGAACAGTAGCGCCACCCGTTTCCCGGTGTCGGAGCTCCCCAATAAAGCGTTTCTGATGGCGATGCTGGAGCAGACCGTGGCCCGCCAGCAGACCACCGCGTTGATGGTCATCGCCTGTGAGACCCTGCAGGATACCGCTGGCGTTCTCAAGGAGAGCCAGCGTGAAATGCTGCTGCTGACGCTGGTGGAAAAGGTCAAATCTGTTCTTGCGCCGCGCATGGTGCTGACCCAGGTCAGCGGTTATGACCTGGTGGTGATTGCAAACGGCGTGAAAGAGCCGTGGCATGCCATCACACTAGGTCAGCAAGTACTCACTGTCATTAATGAGCGGCTGCCCATTCAGGGTATCCAGCTTCGCCCCAGCGCCAGTATTGGCATTGCGATGTTCTACGGCGATCTGACCGCAGAACAGCTTTATCGCCGCGCCTTCTCGGCGGCCTTTACCGCCCGCCGCAAAGGGAAAAACCAGATCCAGTTCTTCGACCCGGAACAGATGGAAAAGGCGCAGCAGCGTCTGACGGAAGAGAGCGACATCCTCACCGCGCTGGATAACCACCAGTTTGCCCTCTGGCTGCAGCCGCAGGTCAACTTGCTGACGGGTGAAGTGAAAAGCGCGGAAGCGTTGCTGCGTGTGCAACAGCCGGATGGCTCCTGGGAGCTACCGGAAGGGTTGATCGACCGCATCGAATCCTGCGGCCTGATGGTCACCGTCGGCTACTGGGTGCTTGAGGAGTCCTGCCGCCAGCTCGCCGCCTGGCAGGAGCGTGGCGTGAACCTGCCGCTGTCGGTCAATCTCTCTGCCCTGCAGCTGATGCATCCGACCATGGTCTCGGAGATGCTGGAGCTCATCAATCGCTACCGGATCCAGCCGGATACGCTGATTCTGGAAGTAACGGAAAGCCGCCGTATCGACGACCCGAATGAGGCGGTCGCGATACTGAAACCGCTGCGTAACGCCGGTATTCGCATTGCGCTGGATGATTTTGGGATGGGCTATGCCGGACTGCGTCAGCTCCAGCACATGAAAACGCTGCCGGTGGATGTTCTGAAAATCGACAAAGCGTTTGTGGAAGGGTTGCCGGAAGACAGCAGCATGGTGCAGGCCATTATCCAGATGGCGCGCAGCCTCAACCTGAATCTGATTGCCGAGGGCATCGAGACGGAAGCACAGCGCCGCTGGCTGGCTGACGCGGGTGTCGAGAAGGGCCAGGGCTTCCTGTTTGCCCGCGCCGTCCCGTCGGATGTCTTTGAACAGCGATACCTTTCAGGCGCTGGCAATAACGCAAAAGTGTAA
- a CDS encoding dicarboxylate/amino acid:cation symporter: MKTSLFKSLYFQVLTAIAIGILLGHYYPELGAQMKPLGDAFVKLIKMVIAPVIFCTVVTGIAGMESMKAVGRTGAVALLYFEVVSTLALIIGLIIVNVVQPGAGMNVDPSTLDAKAVAVYAEQAKDQGVVAFLLDVIPGSVIGAFASGNILQVLLFAVMFGFALHRLGSKGQLIFNVIESFSQVIFGIINMIMRLAPIGAFGAMAFTIGKYGVGTLVQLGQLIICFYITCILFVVVVLGSIARAAGFSIFKFIRYIREELLIVLGTSSSESALPRMLDKMEKLGCRKSVVGLVIPTGYSFNLDGTSIYLTMAAVFIAQATNSHMDIFHQITLLVVLLLSSKGAAGVTGSGFIVLAATISAVGHLPVAGLALILGIDRFMSEARALTNLVGNGVATVVVAKWVKELDHKKLDDTLNNRSSDSKNPGLSS; the protein is encoded by the coding sequence ATGAAAACCTCACTCTTCAAAAGTCTTTACTTTCAGGTCCTGACAGCCATCGCAATCGGTATTTTACTGGGGCACTACTACCCTGAACTGGGCGCGCAGATGAAACCGCTTGGCGACGCGTTCGTTAAGCTCATTAAAATGGTTATCGCCCCGGTGATCTTCTGTACGGTAGTGACCGGTATCGCTGGCATGGAAAGCATGAAGGCGGTTGGGCGTACCGGTGCTGTGGCGCTTCTCTATTTCGAAGTGGTCAGTACCCTGGCTCTGATTATCGGTCTGATCATTGTTAACGTGGTGCAGCCTGGCGCAGGTATGAACGTCGACCCGTCGACGCTGGATGCCAAAGCGGTGGCGGTCTACGCCGAGCAGGCGAAAGATCAGGGCGTGGTCGCCTTCCTGCTGGATGTCATTCCCGGCAGCGTGATCGGGGCGTTTGCCAGCGGCAACATCCTGCAGGTGCTGCTGTTCGCCGTCATGTTTGGTTTTGCCCTGCATCGTCTGGGCAGCAAAGGCCAGCTGATCTTTAACGTCATTGAAAGCTTCTCGCAGGTCATCTTCGGCATCATCAACATGATCATGCGTCTGGCGCCGATTGGTGCCTTCGGGGCAATGGCGTTCACCATCGGGAAATACGGCGTCGGCACGCTGGTACAGCTCGGCCAGCTGATCATCTGCTTCTATATCACCTGTATTCTGTTTGTGGTGGTGGTGCTGGGTTCTATTGCCCGCGCGGCCGGTTTCAGCATCTTCAAATTTATCCGCTATATCCGCGAAGAGCTGCTGATTGTGCTGGGCACCTCCTCCTCTGAGTCGGCGCTGCCGCGTATGCTCGATAAGATGGAGAAGCTGGGCTGTCGTAAATCAGTGGTGGGGCTGGTGATCCCGACGGGTTACTCCTTTAACCTCGACGGCACCTCGATATACCTGACCATGGCGGCGGTGTTTATCGCGCAGGCGACCAACAGCCATATGGATATCTTCCATCAGATCACCCTGCTGGTGGTGCTGTTGCTCTCATCGAAAGGGGCGGCGGGCGTAACGGGCAGTGGCTTTATCGTGCTGGCGGCAACCATTTCCGCGGTAGGGCATCTGCCGGTGGCGGGTCTGGCGTTGATTCTCGGTATTGACCGCTTTATGTCTGAGGCGCGTGCGTTAACCAACCTGGTGGGTAACGGCGTGGCGACGGTTGTGGTGGCAAAATGGGTTAAAGAGCTGGATCACAAAAAGCTCGACGATACGCTGAATAATCGCTCTTCTGATAGTAAAAACCCGGGTTTATCCTCCTGA
- a CDS encoding pitrilysin family protein, whose amino-acid sequence MQGTKIRLLTGGLLMMAAASYVQADALQPDPAWQQGTLANGFQWQVLATPQRPSDRIEIRLSVNTGSLTESTQQTGFSHFIPRLALTQSGSLQAVQVRSLWQQGIDPKRPLPPAVVSYDYTMFNLSLPNNRNDLLKEALTYLSDATGNLAITPETVNYALRNSDMVATWPTDTKEGWWRYRLKGSALLGHDPAEPLKQPVDAEQVKSFYQKWYTPDAMTLIVVGNVDSRAVVEQINKAFGELKGKRETPAPVPTLSPLRTEPVSITTDAVRQDRLSMMWDTAWQPIRESAALLRYWRADLTREALFWHVQQTLSKNGVKNIALGFDCRVLFQRAQCAINIESPGDKLNANLGVVAKELAKVRKEGLSEDEFNALVAQKKLELQKLFATYARADTDILISQRIRSLQNQVVDIAPEQYQKLRQDFLNGLTVDMLNQDLRQQLSQDMGLVLLQPKGEPEYNMKELQATWDSIMTAAPQPTQAATSDDLHQDATDIPQGQ is encoded by the coding sequence ATGCAGGGCACAAAAATTCGACTCTTAACCGGCGGTTTGCTGATGATGGCAGCAGCCAGTTATGTGCAGGCAGATGCGCTCCAGCCAGACCCGGCCTGGCAACAAGGGACCCTGGCGAATGGTTTTCAGTGGCAGGTGTTAGCCACACCGCAGCGTCCCAGCGATCGTATTGAAATCCGTCTGTCTGTGAATACCGGCTCCCTCACTGAAAGCACCCAGCAGACCGGCTTTAGCCATTTTATTCCCCGACTGGCGCTCACCCAGAGCGGCAGTTTACAGGCTGTTCAGGTGCGTTCGCTCTGGCAGCAGGGCATCGACCCGAAGCGTCCATTGCCGCCGGCCGTTGTGTCGTATGACTACACCATGTTTAACCTGAGCCTGCCGAATAACCGCAACGATCTGCTTAAAGAAGCGCTTACGTATCTCTCCGATGCCACCGGCAATCTGGCGATTACGCCGGAAACCGTCAATTATGCGTTGCGCAACAGCGATATGGTCGCGACCTGGCCGACAGACACCAAAGAGGGCTGGTGGCGCTATCGCCTGAAAGGCTCAGCGCTGCTTGGACACGATCCGGCAGAGCCACTGAAACAGCCGGTGGATGCTGAGCAGGTAAAATCGTTCTATCAGAAATGGTACACCCCGGACGCGATGACGTTGATCGTGGTCGGGAATGTGGACAGCCGCGCGGTGGTAGAGCAGATTAACAAAGCCTTTGGCGAGCTGAAAGGCAAGCGTGAAACGCCAGCCCCCGTCCCGACGCTCTCTCCGCTGCGTACCGAGCCTGTCAGCATCACCACTGACGCCGTGCGTCAGGATCGACTCTCCATGATGTGGGACACCGCCTGGCAGCCTATCCGTGAATCCGCCGCGCTGTTGCGCTACTGGCGTGCCGATCTGACGCGTGAAGCGCTGTTCTGGCACGTTCAGCAGACCCTCAGTAAGAACGGTGTGAAGAATATTGCTCTGGGCTTTGACTGCCGTGTGCTGTTCCAGCGCGCGCAGTGCGCCATTAATATCGAATCGCCCGGCGATAAGCTGAATGCCAATCTGGGCGTGGTGGCAAAAGAGCTGGCAAAAGTGCGCAAAGAGGGGCTGTCAGAAGATGAGTTCAACGCGCTGGTGGCGCAGAAAAAACTCGAACTGCAGAAGCTGTTTGCCACGTATGCCCGCGCCGATACTGACATCCTGATCAGCCAGCGTATTCGCTCGTTGCAGAATCAGGTGGTGGACATCGCGCCGGAGCAGTACCAGAAGCTCCGTCAGGACTTCCTGAATGGGCTGACCGTCGATATGTTAAATCAGGATTTACGTCAGCAGCTGTCGCAGGATATGGGATTAGTCCTTCTGCAGCCGAAAGGCGAGCCGGAATACAACATGAAGGAGCTGCAGGCGACATGGGATTCAATCATGACCGCCGCGCCGCAACCAACCCAGGCGGCAACGTCTGATGATCTGCATCAGGACGCGACGGATATTCCGCAGGGGCAGTAA
- a CDS encoding sugar kinase, translating to MSKKIAVIGECMIELSQKGADVSRGFGGDTLNTSVYIARQVPPGALTVNYVTALGTDSFSQQMLDAWQSEHIDTSLIQRMENRLPGLYYIETDDTGERTFYYWRNEAAAKYWLESDGADAICETLATFDYLYLSGISLAILSPTSREKLLSLLRECRANGGKVIFDNNYRPRLWASREETQQVYQQMLQCTDIAFLTLDDEDALWGEKPVDEVIARTQAAGVSEVVIKRGAASCLVAVAGDAVIDVPAVKLAKDKVVDTTAAGDSFSAGYLAVRLTGGTPEAAAQRGHLTASTVIQYRGAIIPREAMPA from the coding sequence ATGTCCAAAAAAATTGCCGTCATTGGCGAATGCATGATTGAGCTGTCACAAAAAGGCGCGGACGTTAGCCGCGGTTTTGGTGGCGATACCCTAAACACCTCCGTTTATATTGCCCGCCAGGTGCCGCCTGGGGCGCTCACCGTGAACTACGTGACCGCGCTGGGTACGGACAGTTTCAGCCAGCAAATGCTGGATGCCTGGCAGAGCGAACACATTGATACCTCGCTGATTCAGCGCATGGAAAACCGCCTGCCGGGTTTGTATTACATCGAGACCGATGACACCGGCGAGCGCACCTTCTACTACTGGCGTAACGAAGCCGCGGCCAAATACTGGCTGGAGAGCGACGGCGCAGACGCCATTTGCGAAACGCTGGCGACGTTTGATTATCTCTATCTGAGCGGGATTAGCCTGGCCATTTTAAGCCCGACCAGCCGTGAAAAGCTGCTGTCGCTGCTGCGCGAATGCCGCGCCAATGGCGGGAAGGTCATTTTTGATAACAACTACCGTCCGCGCCTGTGGGCCAGCCGGGAAGAGACGCAGCAGGTTTATCAGCAGATGCTGCAGTGCACCGATATCGCGTTCCTGACGCTCGACGACGAAGATGCCCTGTGGGGCGAGAAGCCCGTTGATGAGGTCATTGCGCGCACCCAGGCCGCTGGCGTGAGCGAAGTGGTGATTAAGCGTGGTGCGGCGTCGTGCCTGGTGGCGGTGGCAGGTGACGCGGTGATTGACGTCCCGGCGGTGAAACTGGCGAAGGACAAAGTGGTAGATACTACAGCAGCGGGGGATTCCTTCAGCGCGGGGTATCTGGCAGTGCGTCTGACGGGCGGAACGCCTGAAGCGGCAGCACAGCGCGGACACCTGACAGCCAGTACGGTGATCCAGTATCGCGGGGCGATTATTCCGCGTGAGGCGATGCCTGCTTAA